The Oncorhynchus tshawytscha isolate Ot180627B linkage group LG30, Otsh_v2.0, whole genome shotgun sequence genome includes a region encoding these proteins:
- the LOC112237821 gene encoding B-cell receptor CD22 isoform X1, which translates to MKGAERLIFLGWLLTGTLCQGGVEGTVCTNPPRNTSVSVIPSSEVLEGSSVTLTCSSDANPPGISYHWYSVRAGDTRSTGYGPVLRTKIWADNTHFYCEAKNMCGAHNSTITKVTVWYGPKTMSVSVTPSGPVFDGAMVNLTCSSNGNPPVSSFTWYSVKGDQATRLGVGTRLETSVSAEVHQFYCEGRNDHGGQNSTLIEVVVQYPPRNTSVSVNSSGPVLKGSSVTLTCISDANPPVSSYNWYSVDESETRSVIGVEQMYTVANVNGNTQYFCIAKNQRGSDNSTMLQLDIQYPPRNTSVSVSPPDSVLEDSSVTLTCSSDANPPVTSYRWYSVREGKEDYVASGQKLIQATMNVIDGREYYCKAQNHHGEDQSATTNASMEFAPQISSSSRCLHSGSQVSCTCDSHANPAPLVQWRLSGRHVNHSTATAIREEPLGRIGLRSILTIRQSQEDTPTALCLSSNSQGSASLQLCVTSTGYQMLSLLVGAGAGAAGMLLLCVITCVIARRLHAKTTWDLKPEDITELILTDWTLSQEEDSLYASKSTLTGHPRANGANGEGTRGVNPDLHGPQHTDPPGGLHYKPPPIGPPNCDHVPLQHSSLDTPTTRIEG; encoded by the exons ATCCTCCCAGGAATACGTCAGTATCTGTGATTCCCTCTAGCGAAGTGTTAGAGGGCAGCTCAGTGACTCTGACCTGCAGCAGTGATGCCAACCCACCAGGGATCAGCTACCACTGGTACTCAGTGAGAGCGGGTGACACCAGATCTACAGGCTATGGGCCGGTCCTGAGGACCAAAATCTGGGCGGACAATACCCACTTCTACTGTGAAGCCAAGAATATGTGTGGAGCACATAATTCAACGATCACTAAAGTAACTGTGTGGT ATGGTCCTAAAACCATGTCTGTGTCAGTCACCCCATCTGGACCCGTGTTTGATGGTGCGATGGTGAATCTGACCTGCAGCAGCAATGGCAACCCACCAGTAAGCAGCTTCACCTGGTACAGTGTGAAGGGAGACCAGGCGACACGGCTTGGGGTTGGGACGAGGCTAGAGACCAGTGTGTCTGCAGAAGTTCACCAGTTTTACTGTGAGGGCAGAAACGACCATGGAGGACAGAACTCGACGCTGATAGAAGTGGTTGTACagt ATCCTCCCAGAAACACGTCAGTATCAGTGAATTCCTCTGGTCCAGTGTTGAAGGGCAGTTCAGTGACTCTGACCTGCATCAGTGATGCCAACCCACCAGTGTCCAGCTATAACTGGTACTCAGTCGACGAGAGCGAAACACGCAGTGTAATAGGAGTTGAACAGATGTACACAGTAGCTAATGTCAATGGTAATACACAGTACTTCTGCATAGCTAAAAATCAACGCGGATCGGACAATTCAACAATGCTCCAGCTCGACATTCAGT ATCCTCCCAGGAACACGTCAGTATCTGTGAGTCCCCCTGATTCTGTGTTAGAGGACAGTTCAGTGACTCTGACCTGCAGCAGTGATGCCAACCCACCAGTGACCAGTTACCGCTGGTACTcagtgagagaggggaaggaggactATGTGGCCTCTGGACAAAAACTAATCCAGGCCACAATGAATGTTATTGACGGAAGAGAATACTACTGTAAAGCCCAAAATCATCATGGAGAGGATCAGTCAGCGACTACAAACGCATCTATGGAGT TTGCTCCTCAGATCTCATCCTCCTCTCGCTGCCTCCACTCCGGATCTCAGGTCAGCTGTACCTGTGACAGCCACGCTAACCCCGCCCCCTTGGTGCAGTGGCGTCTGTCTGGCCGACATGTCAATCATTCCACAGCCACGGCCATCAGGGAGGAGCCTCTGGGCAGAATTGGCCTCAGGAGCATTCTGACCATCCGTCAATCACAAGAAGACACGCCCACTGCACTTTGCCTCAGCTCCAACTCTCAGGGCTCTGCCAGTCTGCAGCTTTGTGTCACCTCCACAG GTTACCAGATGCTGTCTCTGTTGGTGGGAGCTGGGGCAGGTGCTGCTGGGATGCTGTTGCTGTGCGTCATAACATGTGTCATTGCCAG GAGATTGCATGCCAAGACAACCTGGGATCTGAAACCGGAGGACATAACAGAGCTCATACTAACTGACTGG ACTCTCTCTCAGGAAGAGGACTCTCTGTACGCCAGTAAATCCACACTGACCGGACACCCGCGAGCCAACGGGGCCAATGGGGAAGGGACCAGAGGGGttaatccagacctccatgggccCCAACACACAGACCCTCCTGGAGGTCTACACTACAAACCCCCACCCATAGGCCCCCCTAACTGTGATCACGTACCCCTCCAGCACTCCAGCCTGGATACCCCCACGACCAGGATAGAGGGGTAG
- the LOC112237821 gene encoding B-cell receptor CD22 isoform X2, whose translation MKGAERLIFLGWLLTGTLCQGGVEGTVCTNPPRNTSVSVIPSSEVLEGSSVTLTCSSDANPPGISYHWYSVRAGDTRSTGYGPVLRTKIWADNTHFYCEAKNMCGAHNSTITKVTVWYGPKTMSVSVTPSGPVFDGAMVNLTCSSNGNPPVSSFTWYSVKGDQATRLGVGTRLETSVSAEVHQFYCEGRNDHGGQNSTLIEVVVQYPPRNTSVSVNSSGPVLKGSSVTLTCISDANPPVSSYNWYSVDESETRSVIGVEQMYTVANVNDPPRNTSVSVSPPDSVLEDSSVTLTCSSDANPPVTSYRWYSVREGKEDYVASGQKLIQATMNVIDGREYYCKAQNHHGEDQSATTNASMEFAPQISSSSRCLHSGSQVSCTCDSHANPAPLVQWRLSGRHVNHSTATAIREEPLGRIGLRSILTIRQSQEDTPTALCLSSNSQGSASLQLCVTSTGYQMLSLLVGAGAGAAGMLLLCVITCVIARRLHAKTTWDLKPEDITELILTDWTLSQEEDSLYASKSTLTGHPRANGANGEGTRGVNPDLHGPQHTDPPGGLHYKPPPIGPPNCDHVPLQHSSLDTPTTRIEG comes from the exons ATCCTCCCAGGAATACGTCAGTATCTGTGATTCCCTCTAGCGAAGTGTTAGAGGGCAGCTCAGTGACTCTGACCTGCAGCAGTGATGCCAACCCACCAGGGATCAGCTACCACTGGTACTCAGTGAGAGCGGGTGACACCAGATCTACAGGCTATGGGCCGGTCCTGAGGACCAAAATCTGGGCGGACAATACCCACTTCTACTGTGAAGCCAAGAATATGTGTGGAGCACATAATTCAACGATCACTAAAGTAACTGTGTGGT ATGGTCCTAAAACCATGTCTGTGTCAGTCACCCCATCTGGACCCGTGTTTGATGGTGCGATGGTGAATCTGACCTGCAGCAGCAATGGCAACCCACCAGTAAGCAGCTTCACCTGGTACAGTGTGAAGGGAGACCAGGCGACACGGCTTGGGGTTGGGACGAGGCTAGAGACCAGTGTGTCTGCAGAAGTTCACCAGTTTTACTGTGAGGGCAGAAACGACCATGGAGGACAGAACTCGACGCTGATAGAAGTGGTTGTACagt ATCCTCCCAGAAACACGTCAGTATCAGTGAATTCCTCTGGTCCAGTGTTGAAGGGCAGTTCAGTGACTCTGACCTGCATCAGTGATGCCAACCCACCAGTGTCCAGCTATAACTGGTACTCAGTCGACGAGAGCGAAACACGCAGTGTAATAGGAGTTGAACAGATGTACACAGTAGCTAATGTCAATG ATCCTCCCAGGAACACGTCAGTATCTGTGAGTCCCCCTGATTCTGTGTTAGAGGACAGTTCAGTGACTCTGACCTGCAGCAGTGATGCCAACCCACCAGTGACCAGTTACCGCTGGTACTcagtgagagaggggaaggaggactATGTGGCCTCTGGACAAAAACTAATCCAGGCCACAATGAATGTTATTGACGGAAGAGAATACTACTGTAAAGCCCAAAATCATCATGGAGAGGATCAGTCAGCGACTACAAACGCATCTATGGAGT TTGCTCCTCAGATCTCATCCTCCTCTCGCTGCCTCCACTCCGGATCTCAGGTCAGCTGTACCTGTGACAGCCACGCTAACCCCGCCCCCTTGGTGCAGTGGCGTCTGTCTGGCCGACATGTCAATCATTCCACAGCCACGGCCATCAGGGAGGAGCCTCTGGGCAGAATTGGCCTCAGGAGCATTCTGACCATCCGTCAATCACAAGAAGACACGCCCACTGCACTTTGCCTCAGCTCCAACTCTCAGGGCTCTGCCAGTCTGCAGCTTTGTGTCACCTCCACAG GTTACCAGATGCTGTCTCTGTTGGTGGGAGCTGGGGCAGGTGCTGCTGGGATGCTGTTGCTGTGCGTCATAACATGTGTCATTGCCAG GAGATTGCATGCCAAGACAACCTGGGATCTGAAACCGGAGGACATAACAGAGCTCATACTAACTGACTGG ACTCTCTCTCAGGAAGAGGACTCTCTGTACGCCAGTAAATCCACACTGACCGGACACCCGCGAGCCAACGGGGCCAATGGGGAAGGGACCAGAGGGGttaatccagacctccatgggccCCAACACACAGACCCTCCTGGAGGTCTACACTACAAACCCCCACCCATAGGCCCCCCTAACTGTGATCACGTACCCCTCCAGCACTCCAGCCTGGATACCCCCACGACCAGGATAGAGGGGTAG